One segment of Corynebacterium caspium DSM 44850 DNA contains the following:
- the aspS gene encoding aspartate--tRNA ligase has product MLRTHLAGELRKENTGQTVILTGWVSRRRDHGGVIFIDLRDRSGIAQVVFRDSEVAQGAHDLRSEYCIQVTGVVEARPEGSANPNLPSGEVELNVSELNVLNASKALPFQIDDSANSGEVGEETRLKYRYLDLRRTSQRDALRLRSAANRAARRVLDDHDFVEIETPTLTRSTPEGARDFLVPARLRPGSWYALPQSPQLFKQLLMVAGMERYYQIARCYRDEDFRADRQPEFTQLDVEMSFVDQDDIIDLAEKILVELWKLIGYEISTPIPRMTYAEAMQKYGSDKPDLRFDIPLVECAEFFKDTTFRVFQNEYVGAVVMPGGASQPRRQLDAWQEWAKQRGARGLAYILVGEDGELGGPVAKNITAEERAGIAAHVGANPGDCIFFAAGDPRSSRALLGAARGEIAAKLGLIKEGDWAFTWVVDAPLFESAADATAGGDVALGHSKWTAVHHAFTSPKPECLDSFDTDPGSATAYAYDIVCNGNEIGGGSIRIHQQDVQERVFKVMGIEQEEAREKFGFLLDAFGFGAPPHGGIAFGWDRIVSLLGGFDSIRDVIAFPKSGGGVDPLTEAPAPITPEQRKEAGVDFKPGAATTATAANSAKKDAAGVDNRTKVQH; this is encoded by the coding sequence GTGCTACGTACTCACCTAGCGGGAGAGCTCCGCAAAGAAAACACCGGACAAACTGTTATTTTGACAGGCTGGGTAAGCCGGCGTCGCGACCACGGTGGGGTGATCTTTATTGATCTTCGTGACCGTTCGGGAATTGCCCAGGTGGTTTTCCGGGATTCCGAGGTTGCCCAAGGTGCCCATGATTTGCGCAGCGAATACTGCATCCAGGTAACTGGGGTAGTAGAGGCTCGTCCGGAAGGTTCTGCTAATCCGAACCTGCCTTCGGGCGAGGTAGAGCTTAATGTTTCTGAGCTAAACGTGCTAAATGCATCCAAAGCTTTGCCCTTCCAAATCGATGATTCGGCAAATTCTGGGGAAGTAGGCGAAGAAACTCGCCTGAAGTACCGCTACCTAGATTTACGCCGTACCAGCCAACGTGATGCTTTGCGGCTTCGCTCCGCAGCTAATCGCGCGGCCCGGCGCGTGCTAGATGACCATGATTTCGTAGAAATTGAAACTCCCACGCTTACCCGTTCTACTCCAGAAGGTGCCCGGGATTTCTTAGTTCCAGCGCGCCTGCGTCCAGGTAGTTGGTATGCTTTGCCGCAATCTCCACAGCTTTTCAAGCAGTTGCTGATGGTGGCAGGTATGGAACGCTACTACCAGATTGCGCGTTGCTACCGCGATGAAGATTTCCGGGCAGACCGGCAGCCAGAATTCACCCAGCTCGATGTGGAAATGAGCTTTGTGGATCAAGATGACATCATTGACTTGGCAGAAAAGATTTTGGTGGAGCTGTGGAAGCTAATTGGCTATGAGATCTCCACGCCAATTCCGCGCATGACTTATGCCGAAGCAATGCAAAAATATGGCTCTGATAAGCCAGATCTTCGTTTTGATATTCCGCTGGTAGAGTGCGCTGAATTCTTCAAAGACACCACCTTTAGAGTATTCCAGAATGAGTATGTAGGTGCTGTCGTAATGCCTGGTGGAGCTAGCCAGCCGCGTCGCCAGTTAGATGCTTGGCAAGAATGGGCTAAGCAGCGTGGAGCGCGTGGATTGGCTTATATTTTAGTTGGTGAAGATGGCGAGCTAGGTGGCCCAGTAGCTAAAAATATCACTGCTGAAGAGCGCGCTGGTATCGCTGCCCATGTGGGTGCTAATCCTGGTGACTGTATTTTCTTTGCTGCTGGTGATCCGAGATCTTCGCGCGCTTTACTTGGTGCTGCTCGCGGGGAAATCGCGGCCAAGCTGGGATTGATTAAGGAAGGCGATTGGGCCTTTACTTGGGTAGTAGATGCCCCACTTTTTGAATCTGCTGCCGATGCCACTGCTGGTGGCGATGTAGCGCTAGGCCACTCTAAATGGACAGCAGTACACCACGCCTTTACTTCGCCAAAGCCAGAATGCTTGGATAGCTTTGATACTGATCCTGGTTCTGCAACTGCTTATGCCTATGACATTGTGTGCAATGGCAATGAAATTGGTGGCGGTTCTATCCGTATTCACCAGCAGGACGTGCAAGAACGCGTATTTAAGGTTATGGGCATTGAGCAGGAGGAAGCTCGCGAAAAATTCGGTTTCCTCCTAGATGCTTTTGGTTTTGGCGCTCCACCACATGGTGGTATTGCTTTTGGTTGGGATCGTATTGTGTCCTTGCTCGGTGGTTTTGATTCCATCCGAGATGTCATTGCTTTCCCGAAGTCTGGTGGTGGCGTAGATCCGCTAACTGAGGCTCCAGCCCCAATTACTCCCGAACAGCGTAAAGAGGCCGGAGTGGACTTCAAGCCAGGAGCCGCAACTACTGCAACTGCTGCAAATTCCGCTAAAAAAGATGCTGCAGGTGTTGATAATCGCACAAAAGTTCAGCACTAA
- a CDS encoding replication-associated recombination protein A, whose protein sequence is MPGTDKPNQAVDSFFAVGPDAPLAARMRPRSLDEIVGQQHLLGPGTPLRRLIEGQGAASVILYGPPGTGKTTIASLISAATGNRFVGLSALNSGVKEVRAVIEKARYDLMLGQKTVLFIDEVHRFSKTQQDALLAAVENRTVLLVAATTENPSFSVVAPLLSRSLLLQLNSLNDADIQQVIERALFDERGFNKKLKASPEAMAQLVRLAGGDARRSLTYLEVVGEAVLARAENFPQELSVADISANINKAVVRYDRDGDQHYDVTSAFIKSIRGSDVDAALHYLARMLEAGEDPRFIARRLIIHASEDIGMADPTALEIAVAAGQAVAMIGMPEAQLALSQATIHLATAPKSNAVYKAITQARADIKAGRLGPVPAHLRDGHYEGAARMGNAVGYLYPHDYPAGVVEQRYLPEELADAVYYQPTEHGVEKRISDFLGRLRLKVRGAR, encoded by the coding sequence CTGCCTGGCACGGATAAACCTAACCAGGCGGTGGATTCCTTTTTTGCTGTCGGCCCAGATGCTCCTTTGGCTGCCAGAATGCGGCCACGCAGTTTGGATGAGATAGTAGGCCAGCAACATTTGCTAGGTCCGGGCACTCCTTTGCGACGCCTCATAGAGGGCCAAGGTGCAGCTTCAGTAATTCTTTATGGTCCTCCCGGTACCGGGAAAACCACGATTGCTTCCTTAATTTCTGCAGCTACTGGCAATCGATTTGTGGGTTTATCTGCCCTAAATTCCGGAGTTAAGGAAGTAAGAGCAGTAATTGAAAAAGCCCGTTATGATTTAATGCTGGGCCAAAAAACGGTGCTATTTATTGACGAAGTACACCGATTTTCTAAAACCCAACAAGATGCACTCTTGGCAGCGGTGGAAAATCGCACAGTATTGCTGGTGGCAGCTACCACTGAAAACCCTTCTTTTTCAGTAGTGGCACCTTTACTCTCTCGTTCTTTATTATTACAGCTCAACTCTTTAAATGATGCTGATATTCAGCAAGTTATAGAAAGAGCCTTATTTGATGAGCGTGGTTTTAATAAAAAACTTAAGGCGAGCCCCGAGGCCATGGCCCAATTAGTGCGCCTAGCTGGCGGCGATGCCAGGCGCAGTCTTACTTATCTAGAAGTTGTGGGGGAGGCTGTCCTTGCCCGGGCTGAAAATTTTCCGCAAGAACTTAGCGTCGCAGATATTAGCGCCAATATTAATAAGGCAGTAGTGCGTTATGATCGCGATGGGGATCAACATTATGACGTCACCAGTGCCTTTATTAAATCTATTCGGGGATCAGATGTAGATGCCGCTTTGCATTATTTAGCGCGCATGTTAGAAGCTGGAGAGGATCCGCGTTTTATTGCGCGGAGGTTAATTATTCATGCTAGCGAAGATATTGGCATGGCTGATCCCACAGCTTTAGAGATTGCAGTGGCTGCTGGTCAAGCTGTGGCGATGATTGGAATGCCAGAGGCCCAATTAGCATTATCGCAAGCAACTATTCATTTAGCTACGGCCCCGAAATCCAATGCCGTGTATAAGGCGATTACTCAAGCCCGGGCAGATATCAAAGCAGGGCGTTTAGGCCCAGTTCCCGCTCATTTAAGAGATGGACATTATGAAGGTGCCGCGCGCATGGGTAACGCCGTAGGATATCTCTATCCGCATGATTATCCTGCTGGAGTGGTAGAACAGCGCTATCTTCCTGAAGAATTAGCTGATGCTGTTTATTATCAGCCCACAGAACATGGGGTTGAAAAGCGAATATCAGACTTTTTGGGACGTCTGCGTTTGAAGGTTCGAGGCGCGCGGTAG
- the alaS gene encoding alanine--tRNA ligase, which yields MQTHEIRERFTNHFVATGHTEVPSASLILDDPNLLFVNAGMVPFKPYFLGQQNPPFPNGTATSIQKCVRTLDIEEVGITTRHNTFFQMAGNFSFGQYFKEGAIIHAWKLLTNSIEDGGFGLDPERLWVTVYLDDDESEDIWHEKVGVPRERIQRLGMEDNYWSMGIPGPCGPCSEIYYDRGPEYGKEGGPVADDSRYMEIWNLVFMEKERGEGTGKGSFEIIGDLPKKNIDTGLGIERVACILQGVDNVYETDLLNPVIKIAEKVTGSTYEDPQADRTDDIRFRVIADHSRTAMMLILDGVTPSNEGRGYILRRLLRRIIRSARLLGAQGKTMDAFMETIMDTMQPSFPEIAESRERIRRTAAAEETAFLRTLEAGTHLFDNTVEELGSAGSKTLSGERAFELHDTYGFPIDLTLEMASEAGLKVDMEAFNAAMTQQRERAKADNRAKKHAHTDLSVYREWVDNFPTEFVGYSELEASGKILGLVSEGISQPEAQVGQQVEVILDSTPMYAESGGQMGDRGKIRTPGGILQVDDVQRIGKKLWVHRATVTEGGIAVGENVTTQVDQAWRHGARQAHSATHLIHAALRQVLGPTAVQAGSLNRPGYLRFDFNYTEQLTAEQVQEIQLIANQAVDTDWEVHTVETTLDKARDMGALALFGENYGDTVRVVEIGGPFSMELCGGTHVKHSSQIGPISVLGESSVGSGARRIEAFSGLDAFKFMQKETALAAGLATEFKVPTGDLPARIAGLVNRLQEAEKKVEQLRRAQLAAQSAEFIAAAHEINGILVVTGRVHDGISAADLRTFANEARGRLKDREAVIAIGSHDPAADKAPFIVAATPAAVKRGVHAGKLVQLLSGYLKGRGGGKADMAQGSGNDIAGLEAGLSAVKAEIEAL from the coding sequence ATGCAGACCCACGAGATCCGCGAGCGATTCACTAACCATTTTGTGGCCACTGGTCACACCGAGGTCCCCAGTGCCTCTTTGATTCTGGACGACCCCAATTTACTTTTTGTTAATGCCGGAATGGTGCCGTTTAAACCTTATTTCTTGGGGCAGCAAAATCCACCATTTCCTAATGGTACGGCTACCTCTATTCAAAAATGTGTGCGCACTTTGGATATCGAAGAAGTAGGCATTACTACTCGCCACAATACTTTTTTCCAGATGGCTGGAAATTTCTCTTTTGGGCAGTACTTCAAAGAAGGGGCAATTATCCATGCTTGGAAGTTGCTCACCAATAGTATCGAAGACGGTGGTTTTGGCTTAGATCCAGAACGCTTATGGGTCACCGTTTATTTAGATGACGATGAATCTGAAGATATCTGGCATGAAAAAGTGGGGGTGCCTCGGGAGCGTATTCAACGCTTGGGTATGGAGGATAACTACTGGTCTATGGGGATTCCTGGCCCTTGTGGACCGTGTTCGGAAATCTATTATGATCGCGGACCAGAATATGGCAAAGAAGGCGGCCCAGTTGCCGATGATAGCCGCTATATGGAGATCTGGAATTTGGTCTTCATGGAAAAAGAACGTGGCGAAGGCACCGGTAAAGGTAGCTTTGAAATCATTGGCGATCTACCTAAAAAGAATATTGATACCGGGTTAGGTATTGAGCGCGTTGCTTGTATTTTGCAAGGCGTAGATAATGTTTATGAAACTGACCTGTTAAATCCGGTAATCAAAATTGCAGAAAAAGTAACCGGTTCCACTTATGAAGATCCCCAGGCGGATCGCACTGACGATATCCGCTTCCGGGTAATCGCAGACCATTCGCGTACTGCGATGATGCTGATTCTTGACGGGGTTACCCCTTCTAATGAAGGGCGCGGCTATATTCTGCGCCGGCTATTGCGTCGTATTATTCGCTCAGCTCGACTCCTTGGTGCCCAAGGCAAAACTATGGATGCCTTCATGGAAACCATTATGGACACCATGCAGCCTTCTTTTCCAGAAATCGCGGAAAGCAGGGAGCGAATCCGTCGTACCGCTGCTGCTGAGGAAACTGCTTTCTTGCGCACTTTGGAAGCCGGTACGCATCTTTTTGATAACACTGTAGAAGAATTAGGTAGCGCTGGCTCTAAGACCCTATCTGGGGAGCGCGCCTTTGAACTCCATGACACTTATGGTTTCCCAATTGACCTCACCTTGGAAATGGCTTCTGAAGCTGGACTCAAGGTGGACATGGAAGCTTTTAATGCGGCGATGACGCAACAGCGCGAGCGCGCTAAGGCTGATAACCGGGCAAAAAAGCACGCTCATACCGATCTTTCGGTATATCGCGAATGGGTGGATAATTTCCCAACAGAATTCGTTGGATATTCTGAGCTTGAAGCTAGCGGCAAAATTTTAGGTCTAGTTAGCGAGGGCATATCTCAGCCAGAAGCCCAGGTAGGCCAGCAGGTTGAGGTCATTTTGGATAGCACCCCCATGTATGCCGAATCTGGGGGACAAATGGGCGATCGCGGGAAAATTCGTACCCCTGGTGGAATTTTGCAGGTAGATGATGTGCAGCGCATCGGTAAGAAACTTTGGGTGCACCGGGCCACCGTTACTGAAGGTGGAATTGCCGTAGGGGAAAATGTGACCACCCAGGTAGATCAAGCTTGGCGTCATGGAGCTCGCCAGGCACACTCTGCCACACACTTGATTCACGCTGCTTTGCGCCAGGTACTTGGGCCAACGGCAGTGCAGGCAGGTTCTTTGAATCGTCCTGGTTACTTGCGCTTTGACTTTAACTACACAGAACAGCTCACTGCAGAACAAGTACAAGAAATCCAGCTCATTGCCAACCAGGCAGTAGATACTGACTGGGAAGTACACACTGTGGAAACCACCCTAGATAAAGCTCGAGATATGGGTGCTTTGGCGCTATTTGGCGAAAACTATGGCGATACTGTGCGCGTAGTCGAAATCGGTGGGCCTTTCTCCATGGAATTATGTGGTGGCACCCACGTAAAGCACTCCTCGCAAATTGGGCCGATTTCAGTGCTTGGAGAGTCCTCGGTTGGCTCCGGTGCGCGCCGTATTGAAGCTTTTTCTGGTCTGGATGCTTTTAAATTCATGCAGAAAGAAACTGCTCTTGCTGCTGGCTTAGCGACCGAATTCAAGGTGCCAACTGGGGATTTGCCAGCGCGCATTGCCGGTTTGGTAAATCGCCTCCAAGAAGCCGAGAAGAAAGTTGAGCAGCTACGACGCGCCCAGCTTGCTGCACAATCAGCGGAATTTATAGCGGCTGCTCATGAAATTAATGGCATTTTGGTAGTAACAGGCCGAGTACATGATGGTATATCAGCAGCTGACCTGCGTACTTTCGCCAATGAAGCACGTGGGCGTCTCAAGGATCGCGAAGCTGTAATTGCTATTGGTTCTCATGATCCAGCAGCTGATAAGGCTCCTTTTATCGTCGCGGCGACACCTGCTGCGGTAAAGCGTGGAGTTCATGCCGGCAAGTTGGTACAGCTGTTAAGCGGGTATCTCAAAGGCCGTGGTGGCGGAAAGGCTGATATGGCCCAAGGTTCTGGCAATGATATCGCCGGCCTTGAAGCAGGTCTTTCTGCAGTTAAAGCGGAGATAGAAGCCCTCTAA
- the ruvX gene encoding Holliday junction resolvase RuvX: MKVDVDTPGVADPGPGRRIGIDVGTVRIGVAVSDPAGILATPVETVPRETDFNDPDLEDIDRLLEIIANNQAVEVVVGMPRDLKGNGSRSVLHALDISRRLRRRLETGDTSIPVRMADERLTTVAATNALRACGINARKGRKIIDQAAAVQILQTWLDGRANYLNRMSQEERSQ; the protein is encoded by the coding sequence ATGAAGGTAGACGTGGATACTCCTGGAGTTGCTGATCCAGGCCCCGGTCGTCGCATCGGTATTGATGTGGGAACTGTGCGTATTGGGGTAGCAGTTAGCGATCCTGCGGGCATTTTAGCTACTCCGGTAGAAACGGTGCCACGGGAAACCGACTTCAATGACCCAGACTTAGAAGATATTGATCGGCTGCTGGAAATAATTGCCAATAATCAAGCTGTCGAAGTTGTAGTAGGTATGCCCAGGGATCTAAAAGGTAATGGATCTCGCAGTGTGCTGCATGCGCTAGATATTTCACGTCGTTTAAGAAGGCGCCTAGAAACTGGGGATACTTCAATTCCGGTACGCATGGCCGATGAACGTCTTACTACCGTGGCGGCTACTAATGCACTTAGAGCTTGTGGGATTAATGCGCGAAAAGGTCGCAAGATAATTGATCAGGCAGCCGCTGTACAGATTCTACAGACGTGGCTAGATGGTCGCGCTAATTATTTAAACCGGATGTCCCAGGAAGAGAGATCTCAGTGA
- the mltG gene encoding endolytic transglycosylase MltG has translation MEPKYVKRRQRGLAVVIAAAILIVASVIYIGIRVTESKDYEGAGTTETVLVEVPEGSSLSELGPDLVSKNVIKTNDAFQSAAFMHSMASTLKPGIYRLNTKMSAKAAIEALLTPSKYQIELLDVHGGATLEDVTVVGGKTRAGIFSQITEIACNQVPESSGTCQISVPELRKVAAEADPQELGVPIWAQDAVRSRAKDAKRLEGLIRPGLYVVDPAKTAPEILTDIITRSAKYYDSTDIAGRAKAIGLSPYELLIAASLVEREVPASDFPKGARVILNRLAAPMRLQFDSTVNYGLDEQEVATTDQDREKVTPWNTYASDGLPATPIASPSDAAVAAMENPAPGNWLYFVTVDPITGRTVFNDDFESHERAIEEARAAGVLNSNRENNGR, from the coding sequence ATGGAACCTAAATATGTAAAGCGGCGCCAACGTGGACTTGCGGTGGTAATAGCTGCGGCCATTTTGATCGTAGCCTCTGTAATTTATATCGGAATACGTGTCACCGAATCTAAAGATTATGAAGGTGCGGGAACCACGGAAACAGTATTGGTAGAAGTTCCTGAAGGTTCCTCACTTTCTGAATTAGGTCCGGATTTAGTTTCCAAAAATGTGATTAAAACTAATGACGCTTTCCAAAGTGCGGCCTTTATGCACTCTATGGCCTCAACTTTGAAGCCAGGTATTTATCGTCTTAATACCAAGATGAGTGCTAAGGCTGCAATTGAAGCCCTCTTGACTCCGAGTAAATACCAAATCGAACTCCTCGATGTACACGGTGGTGCGACCTTGGAAGATGTCACCGTGGTCGGCGGAAAAACTCGGGCTGGAATTTTCTCCCAAATTACTGAAATTGCTTGTAATCAAGTACCAGAATCAAGTGGCACTTGTCAGATTTCAGTACCAGAATTACGTAAAGTAGCTGCCGAAGCTGATCCCCAAGAATTAGGGGTCCCTATTTGGGCTCAGGATGCGGTACGTTCCAGAGCTAAAGACGCCAAGCGTTTAGAGGGCCTTATCCGACCCGGTCTGTATGTTGTTGATCCGGCAAAAACCGCGCCAGAAATTTTGACCGACATCATTACGCGTTCGGCAAAATACTATGATTCAACAGATATTGCCGGCCGGGCTAAAGCTATTGGTTTGAGTCCTTATGAACTATTAATTGCAGCATCTCTGGTGGAAAGAGAAGTACCTGCTAGTGATTTCCCTAAGGGGGCTCGCGTTATTCTAAACCGCTTAGCAGCTCCGATGCGGCTGCAGTTTGATTCCACTGTGAACTATGGTCTAGATGAGCAAGAAGTGGCGACTACAGACCAAGACCGAGAAAAAGTAACTCCATGGAATACCTATGCTTCCGATGGTCTGCCAGCAACTCCAATTGCTTCGCCCTCTGATGCTGCCGTTGCTGCTATGGAAAACCCAGCTCCGGGAAACTGGCTATATTTTGTCACCGTTGATCCCATCACAGGGCGCACAGTATTCAATGATGATTTTGAGAGCCATGAACGCGCAATTGAAGAAGCGCGTGCTGCCGGGGTGCTAAATAGTAATAGGGAAAATAATGGCCGATAG
- a CDS encoding shikimate dehydrogenase, giving the protein MADSLKITHRAAVLGSPIAHSLSPVLHNSGYAALGLNSWEYNRFECTETQLPDFLSQSDPSYRGFSVTMPGKIMALRIANEDTPRARAIGAANTLIRTATGWCADNTDVAGISGCLKEIGITAAKPASYAVVIGAGGTSRPAIWALGELGFKHIIVLNRSDRSSQLAPLLAGTDIKLEFHTFAEICTEPAALAQLIAGAAVLISTVPAAAIEPYIADLAHAPVVDVIYDPWPTPLTVHAAANGYLSAGGHIMLAYQAFEQFELFTGYPAPREAMRQALYEKLGLTSALL; this is encoded by the coding sequence ATGGCCGATAGCCTTAAGATTACGCATCGTGCTGCGGTACTTGGCAGCCCAATTGCGCATTCCCTCTCACCTGTGCTGCATAATTCTGGCTACGCAGCTTTAGGTTTAAACAGCTGGGAATATAATCGCTTTGAGTGTACAGAAACCCAATTGCCGGATTTTTTATCCCAAAGCGATCCCAGCTATAGAGGCTTTTCAGTCACTATGCCAGGCAAAATCATGGCTCTAAGAATTGCTAATGAAGATACTCCGCGTGCTCGCGCAATTGGCGCAGCTAATACACTGATTCGCACTGCTACCGGATGGTGCGCAGATAATACCGATGTAGCTGGCATCTCGGGTTGTCTGAAAGAAATCGGAATAACTGCTGCTAAACCGGCTTCTTATGCAGTAGTAATAGGTGCAGGAGGAACTTCTCGGCCCGCAATTTGGGCTTTGGGGGAATTAGGTTTTAAGCACATCATCGTACTTAATCGCAGTGATCGTAGCAGCCAATTAGCGCCGCTGCTAGCAGGTACTGATATCAAGCTTGAATTTCACACTTTTGCCGAAATTTGCACCGAACCAGCAGCGCTAGCACAGCTAATAGCTGGGGCAGCAGTACTGATTTCTACGGTACCGGCGGCAGCTATTGAGCCATATATTGCGGATTTAGCGCATGCGCCGGTAGTAGATGTGATTTATGATCCCTGGCCTACCCCTTTAACGGTGCATGCAGCTGCGAATGGCTACCTGTCTGCTGGTGGGCATATTATGCTGGCTTATCAAGCTTTCGAACAATTTGAGCTGTTTACTGGGTATCCAGCACCGCGGGAAGCTATGCGCCAGGCACTTTATGAAAAACTAGGCCTTACTTCTGCACTGCTCTAA
- a CDS encoding prepilin peptidase, whose protein sequence is MGVFIAALWAGILTYGDLKNRRLPDWLTIPALGYAILWAFKNGQSLALWGGVMWAGIYFLAALKGAGIGGGDIKLAASLGIFAWAAAGIWGLWVAIFLANLISLLAALLGRQKRVPHGPAMLLATAISLGLPSL, encoded by the coding sequence ATGGGGGTATTTATCGCAGCCTTATGGGCTGGAATTTTAACTTATGGGGATTTAAAGAACCGTCGATTGCCAGATTGGCTCACAATTCCGGCACTCGGTTATGCAATTTTATGGGCTTTTAAAAATGGCCAAAGCTTAGCGCTTTGGGGTGGCGTAATGTGGGCTGGAATATATTTTCTAGCCGCCCTAAAAGGAGCTGGAATCGGGGGAGGAGATATTAAACTAGCTGCAAGTTTAGGGATTTTTGCCTGGGCTGCAGCAGGTATTTGGGGGTTATGGGTGGCTATCTTTTTGGCTAATTTAATATCGCTTTTAGCCGCATTGCTGGGGCGACAAAAGAGGGTGCCGCATGGGCCAGCAATGCTGCTTGCTACCGCTATAAGTTTGGGCTTGCCAAGTTTATGA
- the aroC gene encoding chorismate synthase yields the protein MLRWTTAGESHGQALIAMLENMPAGVSVTAQDISLQLARRRLGYGRGARMKFESDELTLLTGILRGRTIGSPIAIQIGNSEWPKWTTIMSPDPLDMEDPAIQAAFQSGRGAKLTRPRPGHADLPGMIKYGFDEARPVLERSSARETAARVAAATVARNFLREVLGVEVFSHVLSIGPSTPTSLDTVPTAADLPAIDESPVRAFYKDAEESMIAEIEKAKRQGDTLGGVVEVRVAGLPIGLGSHISGEERLDAQLAGALMGIQSVKGVEIGDGFAEARRPGTAAHDEIVRDAAGKLTRLSNRAGGIEGGMTNGETLVARVAFKPISTVPRALKTIDMKDGSPATGIHQRSDVCAVPAGGVVAEAMVALVLARAVLQKFGGDSLEETLRNVQATQRAVAQRFAFEES from the coding sequence ATGCTTCGTTGGACTACTGCAGGTGAGTCGCATGGACAAGCCCTCATTGCAATGCTGGAAAATATGCCCGCTGGTGTTTCTGTCACTGCACAGGACATCTCACTGCAGCTCGCACGTCGCCGTTTAGGCTATGGGCGTGGTGCCCGGATGAAATTTGAAAGTGATGAGCTCACCTTATTAACCGGTATTTTAAGAGGCCGCACTATAGGTAGCCCCATTGCTATTCAGATAGGTAATTCTGAATGGCCTAAATGGACCACAATTATGTCTCCGGATCCTCTAGATATGGAGGATCCTGCCATTCAAGCAGCTTTTCAATCTGGACGTGGCGCTAAATTAACTCGACCACGCCCTGGGCATGCCGATTTGCCAGGGATGATCAAATATGGTTTTGACGAAGCTCGCCCCGTCTTGGAGCGCTCTTCTGCTAGAGAAACTGCTGCGCGGGTAGCTGCGGCTACGGTGGCTCGTAATTTCTTGCGAGAAGTTCTAGGGGTAGAAGTATTCTCCCACGTATTAAGCATTGGCCCATCTACGCCTACCTCCCTAGATACAGTGCCCACTGCAGCAGATCTACCTGCTATTGATGAATCTCCGGTGCGCGCTTTCTATAAAGATGCTGAAGAATCCATGATTGCAGAGATTGAAAAAGCCAAGCGTCAAGGAGATACCCTTGGCGGGGTAGTGGAAGTACGTGTAGCCGGATTACCTATTGGTTTGGGTTCGCATATTTCCGGGGAAGAACGCCTTGATGCCCAGTTAGCCGGGGCTTTAATGGGCATTCAATCTGTAAAAGGAGTAGAAATCGGGGATGGATTTGCCGAAGCTCGGCGCCCAGGCACTGCCGCTCATGATGAAATAGTTCGAGATGCCGCAGGCAAATTAACTCGACTTTCAAATCGTGCCGGTGGCATCGAAGGAGGGATGACTAATGGCGAAACTTTAGTTGCCAGGGTGGCCTTTAAACCGATTTCGACGGTGCCACGTGCTTTGAAAACCATTGATATGAAAGACGGTTCCCCAGCAACCGGAATACACCAGCGCTCCGATGTTTGTGCAGTTCCTGCCGGCGGGGTAGTTGCTGAAGCTATGGTGGCTTTAGTACTTGCTCGGGCAGTTTTGCAGAAATTCGGAGGAGATAGTCTAGAGGAGACCCTTCGCAATGTGCAGGCCACTCAACGTGCCGTTGCCCAGCGCTTTGCCTTTGAGGAGAGCTGA
- a CDS encoding shikimate kinase, which yields MTADSRPKLVLVGPPGAGKSTVARRVSHALNMPLVDSDLLIEEETGKPCGQVFATIGEPAFRELEARLVAKALRTTGVVSLGGGAVINAETRKLLDDLDVVWLDVSAEEGTRRTSAEDNRPVLSAADPLEHYRNLLASRESFYREVASYRILSDNRSPAQITTQILTWLDQEK from the coding sequence ATGACTGCAGATTCACGTCCTAAATTAGTTTTGGTAGGACCCCCGGGTGCCGGTAAATCTACTGTGGCCAGGCGGGTATCTCATGCTTTAAATATGCCTTTAGTTGATTCTGATCTACTTATTGAGGAAGAAACTGGGAAGCCTTGTGGCCAAGTTTTTGCCACTATTGGCGAGCCTGCTTTTAGAGAACTTGAAGCTCGCCTGGTGGCCAAAGCCTTGCGAACTACTGGTGTAGTGAGCCTTGGTGGGGGTGCCGTGATAAATGCGGAAACCCGGAAATTGCTAGATGATCTAGACGTGGTGTGGCTTGATGTTAGTGCCGAAGAAGGCACGCGTCGTACTAGCGCTGAAGATAACCGTCCAGTTTTAAGTGCGGCAGATCCTTTAGAGCATTATCGCAACCTCTTAGCTAGCCGCGAGAGCTTTTATCGAGAGGTGGCTTCATATCGCATTTTAAGCGATAACCGCAGCCCAGCCCAGATAACCACCCAAATACTTACGTGGCTTGACCAAGAGAAATAA